The bacterium genomic sequence CCCTGGTCGGATCCATCGTCCAGGTAGCTCCAGGTGGAACCGGCAGGTACCAGGACGGCCGCGCCGGATCCATCGGCGGATCCGATCGTCACGACCAGGAAAAGCAATGCGATAGATCGTGTGGCGGTGGTCATCGGATCTGTCCTCTGGTTCCTTCCGGCGGGAGCGGAGGCACACCGTATTCGTCCGTCGCGGACGCCAGGCGAACCATGGCCTCGCTGATCCGGGTGTCGAGCTGTACCATGGCTAGAGTCCTGCGCCGGTGATCCGGAACCCGCCCGAGGGCGAGCCGAGCCTCCTCGAACGTCGCCTGGGCCTCGGTGCGTCGCCCCGCTCGCTCCAGGATCTCACCCCTGCGCACCAGCCAGGTCTCCTTCCGGGGAAGCCCCGACGCCGTCCGATCCAGTCGAACCAATGCCGCATCGGTACGGCCGGCTTCGAGTTCGAACTCCATGGCGAGCCTCTCGAGCCCCACCACCGGACCGAGAGCGGCGATCCCCTCGTCGAGTGCGGTGATGGCGACCCCGAGGTACTCGGATCCGGCGGAACGAAGGGCTCGGGCACGTCCCAGATAGTCGTCGGGACTCGAGGCCGGCTGCAGCAAGGTGGCTCGCCGGAACTCCTCCGCTGCCTCCAGGGGGCGGTCGAGTTGCAGCAAGGCCCGGGCTCGGGCGGCGCGGCCCGCGGCGTGGTCGGGATTCGCCGTCAAGAAGCGGTGCAGGGCGGCATTGGCTTCGGCGGCGCGGCCCGCATCGAGCAACACGCGCCCGCGAAGGTAGTCCATCCCGCGTCGCCGGGGATCGAGTGCGGCAGCGCGATCGAGATCTGCCAGCGCGGCATCCCAGTTGGCGTCCAGTCCGTGGAGGTCCGCTCGCCGGATGTGGAGATTCGAGAGAGAGGCCTGTCCATCCGAACGCGGTGAGGCCCGATCGATCTGACGACCCAGATCATCGATGCCCTGGTGGACGTCGCCGTGGGCTTGGCCGTCCGCTGCCAGGAAGACTGCGAGGACCCATCCGAGGACGACCAGGCTGAGACAGCCTCGACTGAGCATCGCGGGCATCATGGCATCTCCCCGTTCGATCGGCAGTCCACCCGTTTCCCCGTTTGGTTGCAACGCGAGCGGATAGAGGATAGGCAGAGGATACTCCTATCCTCATGCTCAATGCGCATTCATCGACGTGTCGTGGGGTGCATCACGCGAAGCTATTCCCTCCGCACCCCCTCGAGAGCGATGGCGCGCGCACTACGGATCGCCGCCTCACGGTGCGGGCCAGGATCTCCTCCTCCAGAACAGATCCAGAGTTCGACCTGGCCGAAGGTGGCAGCCACGATAGAGCCAGCACGGACTCGCAGATCATTGAGGTCCGGCCCCAACTCGATCGAGAGACCGAAGCGCGCGATGGATTCGACCAGGCTGGCGACTCCTTGGATGAGCTCGGCAGCCACGACCTCATTTCGCTGGCCCATTCCGCTGAGTTCTCGCTCTGCCGAGAGCAGCATCATGTTCTCTTCGCGAAAGAGATCCGTCATCGCGATTCGGATTGCGTCTTCGATGCCCCCTCCGTCGGGTTCGTAGCTGGAAAACGCCGACTCGAGCGTAGCCCTGAAGAAGTTCGTCCCCTCCGCAATCAGTGCCATCAGCAAGCCGTCCCGGGTGCCGAAGTGATAGAGGATCGTCCCCTTGCTACAGCCAGCTGCCTCCGCCACTACGGCGAGGCTGCACCCGCTGAGCCCCTGTGTTCCGAGAATCATGCGCGCGGCGTCGAGGATGGCCTCCCGCGAGGCGGCCCCTTTGACGTTGGAATGACCGGCCGGCGAAAAGACGGCAAGTGACCCCTTTTCGGTCGAAGCTCGAGAGCTCATCTCGACAGGCTATCCAATCGTTGCCGGTGCGCAGCTCGCACACTCTCGGCCACACAATGGGCAGCGACGATGAAGCGCCCGTCAAGAAGCCTCAGTGGCCGGTCAGCCCGCGATGGCCGTCGGCTGATTCAGCTCGAAGACTTCAGCCTCGATGGCCAACTCGGAGGCCCCTTGAGTCGTCTCTGCCAGGTGATATTCCTTGGGCGTATAGTTCTTTCGGGTTCGCTTGGCGCGCTTGTTGAACATGACGTTGACCAGGGGCAGTAGCTTCGGCCCCGGGATGGGAAGCTCGAAGCCGACGCGCTCCGAGAGGTGGACCACCTTGCGGAACATGGACCCAGCGAAATCGTAGATGTCGAGACCGAGAACGGCGAAATCCCGTTCAAAATAGGTCATGAGCGGTAGAGTCGGCGCCAGCAGCATGCCCCTGCGGATCCTGGCCAACAGCCCCTTGCTTTGCCGCCGGGTCATCGGCTTCTCGCTGAAGTAGTTGCTGGGAAGCGCGGTGTGGCGTGACTCGTCGAGATGGAACAGACGGAGGATCTCGAGGCCGGGAAGCGTGCTGAGTAGTCCGAAGAGATTCAGCGCGAAGCCCTCGATCACGACGTTCATGCCGAAGAACTTCTCGAGCCCCTTGGATTTGAGTGTGCGCTCCATGAGCATGTATTCCCAGACCGACATTCTCGGAACCGGGCAATCGAACGCCTTGATCAGCTCTCGCAAGACGACGAAGTGCTTGGCCTCTTCCATCACCTGCATGGTCAGCGCTGCCCGTGCTCCAGTCCCCTCGACTCCGCTGCTCAAGACCTCGGTGGACACCATCCAGGCATAGGCTTCACCATGCCCGATCGTCGAAAGGATGTTGACGATCGCCTGCTTCTGCTCTGGTGTGTACTCACGATCCAGCAACGCCTTGAACTCTTCACTCTTGATCTTCTCGAGGTGACCTCGCTCCGAGTTCTTGAGCGAGCCATCGGCGAGTTCGAGGAGCATCTTCTCGCTCTTCGTACAGTCGCGGAAACTCGACCAGGGGATCTCTTCTTCGGCTTTCCAGAGCAGTCGCAGGCTCTTGTCGTAGTGCTGCTTGCGCAGCCGATCGTTCGTGCCCCCCATGAACTCGAAGTTGATGTCGTCGTACCGCCCTTTGCGACCGCCGAGGTGGTACTTCTCGAGAATCGCGTCGCGGCGGCGCACGAAACGATTGACTTTGCGTTCGCTGGCGACGATCCGAGCGGTCTCTTCCGGGACGAGTTCGATGGGCTTCAAGTTCACAGCAATCTTCCTCCGGGGCGGGCTTTGACCGATCGGTCAAACAATGCCGGAACCTTAGGGCGCGTCTGCCGATCTCGCCACACCCTGGCGGTGCCCCGCCTGCGATTTGGTTGCCGGAGTGGCCGGAGCACCTTGCCTCGGGTCAGAAATCACGAATAGAACCGGATGGTTGGCTAGGTGATTGCGTAGACCCGTGGTTTGCGGCGTTGAGCCGCCGATCTTGTATGCCCCTTGGAGATGACCACGGGTGCGACCCTGGGAGCCCCCCCAAGGACGGATCGCCAACAGTGCAACCCATTGGACGAAGACTGGGGGTGGGTCACTGGAACAACTTGAAGCTCGCAGGATCACCGCTGACGCTGACGGTGCGAGTGACAACCGAGCAGGCCAAACAGACCAGTGCCGAGCAACAGGAGAGAGCCGGGCTCGGGAACCGCAGATGCAGTGGTTACGTTGTCGAACTGGATGTACGGGGAGACCTGCAGCCAGCTCACACTGGTGAGATTGGTGAATCCAACGAATGAGAAATATTCAAATCCCGAACCGGTGGACCGAATGCCATCGGTGGTCTTGTCTGCGGAAACAGTGCCACCTCCTGCGAGAATGCCGACAAACGTAGTTGTGGAAACCCCGCCGCCCGTTGCCCACATCTCTCCAATCTCCATGGAGAGCAAGTTGAAGGCACCACCATCGGCACGCGTCAGGGTCGTGACTCCGTTGATTCCCGTTCCATCACCATTCCAGAGAGCGGTGCTCCCCAGGTAGTTCGCGCTCAGAGTCCCCCACGTGCCGATGCTGTAGTCAGCGGAACTGCTTTCGAATTTGTATCCCTTTTCGGAATAGACGGGCGTCCCCGGGGCGGCCTGCTGCCCGGCATCGATATGTTCCAACGACTGGAAATCGATGATCGTCCCCTGGGCGGCGGAGGAGAAGAGAAGCAGCAGTAGAGCAGGGATCAGGGACCGCATGAGGAACATTCTCCAGGAATGGAAACCTGCGGCTCTTCGGGTTTCCGCAGTGTATTGGCTTCATCAGCGATGGATGACCTGCACCCAGCACCGTCCCAGTGTATTTGCTTCGCTCGGGCTTGCCTAGCAAAAAGGCCCCAGCGGAGGGTGATCTGCTATTCGCGCTGATGCGTCGCGCAGTTGAGGTCGCACCTGCCGGTGCATGATGGCACCCGATCGACAACGGTTCCGCGTACCTCTCGAGTGAGCTCCAGGAATACCGGGGTGAGCGCCGCATGGCTCACCTCGCGGGCGCCATACCATCCGCAGACGCAGGGCAAGATCGAGCGCTATCACCGCACGATGAAGAACGTTGTGAGGCTTCAGCACTATTAGTTTCCAGAAGTGCTGACTGAGAGATCGAAGATCAAGAGAAGAACGACGCGACGAAGGAAAACGGATGGCTGTGGGCGATCCCTGGTAGCCACAAGCATGGCAATCTGAAAGGGTTCGAGGATCGCGGCGTGCTTGGGGCGCTGTATACCGATACGGACCTGATCGATGGCGAAGCCGTTGCAACCGGGTTGTCTGCAGGCAGCGTGCTCTACTTTCATCGCGACGGGAGCTGGGCGCAGTCGGGGGTTGAGCCGACCCTGGATCCCCGCCATTGGGCTGTGCCCGCGCACCAGCTCAGCCCTCCCTGGCTCAGCTGTGTCGCTGATCAGGGGTGGTCGGAGTCCGTTTCCACACCCGAGTTCGGTTGCATCTGCCAGGTGGCGATGTACTCGGTTTCGCCCAGCCTCGGTGCCGGGGAACGCCTGGAGAATTCGCCCTTGCAGCCTGCTTCGGCGGTAGCCAGGTCGAAGTGGCACATCGCGATGCCCATATCGACCATCTGCAGATCGATGCCGCGCATCAACTCGTTGTAGTGGGGTGTGCGTTCGAGGTGGAAGTCGAAGCGCTCGGTTTCGCTCTGCTCGACGACCCTCCAAGGTTGCTTGTTGCTCGCGGAAGGAGCCAGGCGCAGACAGGCCAGCGCTGCATCGAAACGCCCGCCTCGGGGAAGCGGAGTGCCTGCGCCCCCGAGGAAGAACATCGAATCCCAGGGTTTGCGTTGATCCGCGCCAGCAAGCCTGCGAAGCACTCGTTCGCGCAGGCTCTTTTGCCTGGTTGCAAAGCCCACCGGGGTGATCACGGGGATGATCTCATCGTCCCTCACCCCGGCGCTGTGGGCGAAGTTTGCCCGGCGAAAGGTCCCTCCCATCCAGCACGTCCCCAGCCCCAGTCGGGTCGCCTCCAGGATGATCTTCTCGAGGCAGTACCCGAGATCCACCCGTGCGGCGGCAGAGTCTTCGATCGCCGCCACGAGGTAGAGCCGGGCTCCTTTGATGATCCCATAGGTCCCAAGGCTACGGGCTTCGCCTGCGGCCAGTTCGTCGATATCGACCGACTCGATGCGCACCCGGTTGCCCAGCGGCCCCAGACAGTTCGCCGCCACGATCTCTTGCAGACGCGTCCGTAGCTCGGCCGGCACAGGACGCCCGGTATCGTAGGCGCGAACGGAAATGCGTTCGGCGGCAAGCTGACTGATCGGCTCCACCGTCTCTGCTCCAAATGGTTGGCGGCTTGGCCCATGCTACGGCCAAAGCCGGTTTCGACTCCATGCCACGATAGCGTTTCGTTCGATCGGGCCGCCGATGCAGGCTAGATGGCCAGGGCCCCTACTCGACCCCGCGCGTGGCGATGGGGTGGGGTCGCCCGCCGAGAACGGTGCCCCAGATCGGGATTTCGGCGAGCTCCTCGGGAGGCGTTTGGTAGGGATCGCGCTCCAGGATGGTGAAGTCCGCCCGCTTGCCGATCTCGAGGCTACCGATCTCATCCTCCAGTCCCAGGCTTCGTGCCCCTTCGATCGTGATCGCCCGCAGAGCGAGATCGAGAGAGAGACGCTGATCTTCTCCCCAGGTACGACCGTCACTGCCGATGCGATTTACCGCGACCCAGGCCAGAAGCAGTGGCTCGGCGGGTGCCATCGGATAGTCGGAGTGGAACGAGATGGGGACGCCTGCTCGAGCCAGCCCGCCCAGAGGTGAGATGTCCTGTGCGCGCTCGACACCAAGGCCGTTGTCAGCATAGATCGGAGCGAGCTCGTGCGTGTAGTAGGCGTTGTTCGAAACATCCACGCCCAGTCGGTGCGCCCGATGGTGTTGATCTTCACGCGCATACCCGTAGTGCTCCAGAACCAAGCGCTGGTCCGGGGCCCGGGGATGGATTCGTTCCATCTCTTCGATCTGATCGAGGACGAGGTCGAGACCGGCATCGCCATTCACGTGGATATGGATGCTCCAGCCTCGTCGCCAGAAGGTTTCGAGCACAGCTCGCTGCTGGTCTGGTGACATCATCCATTCGCCCTCGTGACCATCGAGATAGGGCTCGCTCATCTGCATCAGCTGGCTGAAGATGGCGCCATCCGCGTAGTACTTGACGTGTCGCACCACGCGCACGCGGTCGGTCGACCAGCCGAGCATTTTCTCGGCTTCGCGCTCGGCCCGTGGCGCATCGCCGAACTTGCGCATCAGGTACATCGCATTGGGGACCAGCGCGTAGCGATAGGGGGTGTCGTCTCCGTACATTTCGAGGTGCAGCATCAGGAGTTCGGCGAGGGGTTGGATCTGGGGGAAGCCCTGCTCAGCTACGGTTGTGAGCCCCCCGCGATGCAGGATCTCGCTCATCATCGTGAGCCCCCTGCGATACCGACCCGGGCTGGCGAGCGAGCGCAGTACGCCCCCGCCCAGTGCGAACAAACCGGTCTCCCAGATGTGGCCCGTTTCCCAGTCTGCATTGGGCTCGGCCGCGAAGTCCTCTTTCCCGAGTCCGAGTTCTTCCAAGGCGGCTGAGTTGAAATACATCTCGTGGCATGAGCGCTGCCATACGGCGACCGGGCGATCGGGTGAGGCGCTGTCCAGATCATCCCGCGTGAGCCCGCCGTGGTAGGGCTGGTGGTAGCCCCAGACGAACAACCACTCGTCATCGTCCTCCGCGCTGGCGAGCTCGGCGATCCGTGCCAGGAAGGCCTCGCGCCCGCGCACAGCGACCGTCCGGCCTCTGGGGGTCAGCCATTCCATTGCAGAGACGATTTCGAGCTGAAGAACAGTGGCAGCGAGGGAAGGGTGGAGGTGGGGATCGATGAACCCTGGCATCACGACCTTGTTTTCGAATCGCTCATCGAGGGTGAACTCATCGCCCTCCAATGCCTGCTCCACTTCGGCCCGAGTTCCCAGAGCAAGGACCCTGCCCCCGCCTACTGCGATCGCCTCGGCGAAGGGGCGGTCCGGATCCATCGTAATCACGCGGGCCGCGGGATAGAGACGCACGATGCCATCGTCCCGAGGAGGTGAACTACCGATCCAAAGCGTGACGAAAGCCGCGATTGCGACGAGAAGCCCCAGGAACAGCAGCGCAATCAGTCCTATTCCCGCGTATTTCAACCGGCTAAACAAGATGTCCTGGCTCCCTCTTGATGCTAACCCAAGTCATCCGACGACCCGTGGGGAGGAAGGGATCCAGGAATTCCGTTGCGTGCCACACCGACAACGGGCATCTGCGATTCAGCGGATGCCCGCCATCACAGCCTCTCGGTGCTCCATCCAGGCGACCGCGGTCGGTTTCAAGCCGGCGGCTCGCAAGATCTCCAGATCCTCCGAGGGGATAGGGGTTCCAGCAGGGGATTCATGCCCGACAAGGGGTTGCCTGGCAAGCCCTCAGACACGACCTCCACGAGGTTTGCCCCGAGGAGTGTCGGAGCGACCGCCAGTCCGGGGTGGGTCAGCCTACGGATGAGGTAGAGGCCAGCATGGTCGCGTACTCGACACTCAGGCGACTATGCCGGTGTTCAAAGGTAACTGATCACCACAACCAGCACGGTGATCCCGATCAAGAGGAGGACACCACCAGTCAGCACGCCCGGAAACGTGGCCCAGAAAGACAGGAACCTCTTGATGCGCGTCTCGCTCCTTGCCTGTTCGTCTTCACTATCTGTCGTCACTGCTAGCTAGTCCTCTCCACCGGCTCTTGCCGGTCTGACCTGCCCTGCCCCGTTTGTCGAGCACAGGAAGAACGAATTGCGTCTCCACTCAATGTCCGAGTATAGGGGTTGTGTCAAGTGCCCAGCACGGAGGAGGTCCACAGCGACCAGGCAATCGCGAAGCTGATGAATGCGACGGGCGGTCAGCGGGATCGCTGCAGTCCGCCAGGTACTCGCCGCCCACGTGAAGCAGAGCGCGCCACTCGCCGTGCCAATGATCGTCGAGGCCGAAGCAGAGCCCCGTGCCGGGGTGAAAGCCCCGTCGCGAGCGGATAGGAGTTCCAACAGGGGATCCATGTCCAACAAGGGGTGCCTTGGCAAGTAACACCCAAACTCCTCGGGGGAGATCGAGGACGGATCGCCAACAGTGCCACCCCATTGGGCGAACTGCTGGACCATGTTCCGGAAGACCAGGGACCGATTCTCGATGCGATCGGTTCCGTCTATCTGCCCTGCCTGTCCGCCAACGCCGAAGCATGGAAACAAGGCGCGAAGCGCTTCGATGTCGATATCGAGGGCGCACCGTATCGAAGCATTCGAACGGCGCGATATCGCGTGTGGTGCCTCGAAGAACTGCGACGCCACTTCGACGAGTTGACCGAACCGCAGCAGGTGGAGGCCCGCGCCCGACTCGAAGCGCAAAGCCCCCTTCGCGGGCGGTCACTCGATGACCGGTGTCGCACTGCCCGAAGCCGCGAAGGTGCGCTGGCTTCCGACCGCGCGCGTCAAGCCGGGCGGCGGAAGCAACTGACACCTCGACGCACGCCTCCCGGCGCGCAATGATCGGGCGATGGAACTCAATTTTGCGACTGCCTGGGAAGCCATCTCCGACGAGATTCCCGAGGCCGATGCTCTTCTTTGTGGTGAAACCCGCCGCAGCTGGCGGCAGTACGAAGACCGTGCGGCGCGACTCGCCGCAGCGCTCAGGGCGGCAGACCTCCCGATCGCAGCCAATGTCGGGCTCGCGCTCTACAACGGCCCCGAGTATCCCGAAGCGCAGTTCGCCTGCTTCAAGCAGCGCATCACACCCTTCAACGTCAACTTCCGATACACGGCGAAGGAGTTGCACTCCTTGCTCGAGGGCGCGGACTGCCAGGCCCTCTTCTTCGACGCGACGTTGGCCGAATCGGTTGGTGAGATTCGTGAATCGCTCCCGCAGTTGCGCATGCTCGTCCAGGTCGGTGGCGACGCTGCGCCCGACTGGTCCGAACACTACGAAGCGCTGATCGCGGGGCATGAGCCGGCACCGAGGATCGAAAGGTCGCCCGACGACATCTGGATGCTCTTCACGGGCGGCACGACGGGCAACCCAAAGGGCGTGATGTGGCCCCACGGGAACATGATCCAGACCATGAAGGCGACGTACGCCGGGTTGAAGAAGACAGTGCCCCAGACGATCGACGAAGTGCTGGCGTCGGTCCGACAGATCGCAGCCAACGGGCGTGTCACTCGACAACTAGCGGCGGCCCCGCTGATGCACGGCACCTCCGGCATCTCGGCGCTTACGACCCACATGACCGGCGGCACGATCATCACGCTCGAAGGTCGCTCGTTCTCGGGTGACGAACTGTTTCGCAGCGTCGAACGGCACCGCGCCACCCACATGACGATCGTGGGCGACGCCTTCAGCCGCCCCATGCTCGAAGCGCTCGAAGCCGCGCGAGATCGCGGCGAGCCCTACGATCTTTCGTCGATCTTCTTGATACTTTCATCCGGCGTCATGTGGAGCGCGCCGGTCAAGCAGGCGCTTCTCGAGTTCAGTCCGCGCATGCGCTTGTTGGATTCGCTCGGTTCATCGGAAGGCGTGGGGTTCGCGGCCAAACTCGAGAGCGACCCCAACCAGGCCACGACCGCACGGTTCAGCCTCGGCGAGTTCACCAAGGTGTTCGATGAAGAGGGCAAACCGGTCGCGCCCGGTTCCGGCGATCGCGGGCGGCTCGCGCTCGGTGGTCCTCTACCGGTGGGCTACTACAGGGATCCGGTGAAGAGCGAAGAGACGTGGCCCATGATCGACGGGCAGCGCTATTCGATCCCCGGTGATTTCGCCACTGTCGAAGAAGACGGCACGATCACATTGCTCGGGCGCGGATCGGTCTGCATCAACTCGGGCGGCGAGAAGATCTACCCCGAGGAGGTCGAAGAGGCCCTCAAACTCCACGACGCGGTTGCGGATTGCAACGTCGTCGGCATGCCCGACCCGAGATGGGGCCAGGCCATCACGGCCGTCGTCCAACTCGCCGACCCGTCGATCGAAGACGCAGCCTTGATCCAATCGGTGAAGCAGAACCTTGCAAGCTACAAGGCCCCGAAGCACGTCATCCGCGTCGACCGTCTGCAGCGCCAGGCGAACGGAAAGTCCGATTATCGCTGGGCGACTCGGATTGCGGAGGAATCGCTCGGACTCGGGGACTGACGCATCAAGCGAGGCCGTAGCAAGAGGGACTCCGCTTCGAACGGCTCGCTCGTTCGCCTCCGCTAGCCGTTGGAACCGTGGAGCGCGCTCATTCTGGCCCCATCCATCTCGATGATCGTCACTTCGGCGCTCGCGGTCTGCACATCGCCAACATGACTCGCACAGCGCAACCGTAGCTTGCGCCCTTCTCGTGAGATGAGTTCGGCCGTGAGCTTCAAGTCGCCCGCTGTCGGCGTTGGCGCTTGATAGCGAATCGAGAGATCGCCGGTGATCGCCCCGAAGTTCGTGATTTCTTCGAGCGGGCGGTCCGCCTCTCGGCACAGGATCGCGAGACTCGTACACATCGCGTGGCAGTCGATCAACGTCGCGAGGACACCGCCGCACAGCAGTCCCGGAAAACCATGGTGCTCCTCGCGCGGTGCGTAGTGGCAGACACTGACCTCGCCTTCCCACGCGCTCTTGATCTGCAAGCCGGCGGGATTCGCAACGCCACAGCCAAAGCAGACGTTCCCCGGCATGTGGTCCTGGAAGAACGGGGAGTCCGTCACGAGGATTCCTTCAAGGGCCACTCGGTGGTGAAGAGCTTGTTGTGGATCTTCTCCGTGAAGCCACCCGGCGTCGCCACCCTCGAAAACGCCTCGAAGCCGTCGCCCTCCGTGAGCGCCATCAGTCGCTGGGCATCGCCCAGGACGTCTTGTAGATGTTCCAACTCGAGTCGGCTGAGTGGCCCCCCGAGCAATGTCGCGAGATGAGCTAGAGATGCGGCCGCCATGCCCGCGCCAATGATCAGGAAGCCCAATCGTGCGTACTCGCCCTCGGGCAGCACGCGCCACTTGAGTTCCGGAAATGCGGCGAACAGCGGCTTGCGCGTGGCTTCACTTCCGATGCTGTCGCGAATCAGTGCTACCGCGCCGGGTAGCGCCGCCGCGGGAGTCGAAACGAAGTGCAGGATGCTGTGCTCTTCGAGGAAGCCGTCGAGGAGCTCCGTCGATGGGGAGAGAACCACTGAAGCAATCGTCGTGTCGCACGGAATTTCGAGCAAGCGCCCCAGCGTCTCGTCGTCTCGCAGGTCGTCGACGCTGCTGGCCTTCTTTTCGAAAGCCAACACGATGAAGTCGAACGAAGCCCAGTCGACTCCGGCATCGAGCACACGCTCCTCGACCGGGGAGTCGGGTTTCGGCTTCGCGCTTTCGCGCCGAAACAAGCAAACCTCATGCCCTGAGGTTTGGGCCGAGACTCCCAGCGCGGTTCCCAAACTGCCACGACCAACGATTCCGATCTTCATTCCCTCTCCCCATATGCGTGAGGCTCACGTCCCTTCACTCGACCCCGAGCAACACGTACGATAGGTAGCGCTGGTTGATCTTGCTTACGTACTTCACGGGTTCGGTCTTTCGCATCGCGAGCATCGCCAATTCGACATGGTGAAACCACTTGCCCGGATTGCGGCCCTGCTGTCTCGCCCGGTTTCCCGTTCCACCGGCGAAGATCGCCTACAAAGGCAACCGGGAGGGAGTCGCGGAGGCCTTCACGGATCCCGATACAAGCAAGAGCATGGAGGTCGACTTCGAGCTGACCCGGCACTACGACGACGTGATCCGAGACCTCCAGCTTCACCTCGAGCGCCGAGTCAAACAGCAAGACTCCCAGGCCTACTACCGCCTCCGCCCTGTCCCTGGCATCGGCAAGGTCCTGGTGTTGGCCATCCTCTACGAGATCCACGACATCCAGAGGTTTCCAAGGGTCCAGGACTTCCTCTCCTACGCCTGGCTCGTGAAGTGCGAGCACTCCTCGGCGGGGAAGAAGCTGGGCAGTGGGGGAGCGAAGATCGGGAACGTCCACCTGAAGTGGGCCTTCTCGGAGGCCGTGGTTCTCTTCCTGCGCAACAACCCCGAGGACCAGAAGCACCTTCGGCGTGTCGCGGGGAGACACGGCAAGGCCAAGGCGCTTTCGATTCTGGCCGCCAAGCTCGGCCGGGTTGTCTATCTCATGCTGAGCAAGGATCGCGCCTTCGAGATGAAGCGCTTCCTGGCCACAACGTAGAAGGTGCGGGGGCGGGGCATCCCGTCGCCCAACTGGAGTCAGTTCCAATGAGAACAGGGCAGAACCAAACGAAGAGACCTGGAAGAGATCCCGAGATCTGTGATTGCGGCCGAGGCCGTGAAGCACGCTGGCCTCCTGGAAAACGCCCGACATCCATTCGCCTTGATTGGAACCCCGCCTCCCCTCCGAACATTCGCGGGGCGCCGCAGGGCGCTCCTCCAACGAGCTCTGCCCCTTG encodes the following:
- a CDS encoding TetR/AcrR family transcriptional regulator; translated protein: MSSRASTEKGSLAVFSPAGHSNVKGAASREAILDAARMILGTQGLSGCSLAVVAEAAGCSKGTILYHFGTRDGLLMALIAEGTNFFRATLESAFSSYEPDGGGIEDAIRIAMTDLFREENMMLLSAERELSGMGQRNEVVAAELIQGVASLVESIARFGLSIELGPDLNDLRVRAGSIVAATFGQVELWICSGGGDPGPHREAAIRSARAIALEGVRRE
- a CDS encoding PEP-CTERM sorting domain-containing protein: MRSLIPALLLLLFSSAAQGTIIDFQSLEHIDAGQQAAPGTPVYSEKGYKFESSSADYSIGTWGTLSANYLGSTALWNGDGTGINGVTTLTRADGGAFNLLSMEIGEMWATGGGVSTTTFVGILAGGGTVSADKTTDGIRSTGSGFEYFSFVGFTNLTSVSWLQVSPYIQFDNVTTASAVPEPGSLLLLGTGLFGLLGCHSHRQRQR
- a CDS encoding phytanoyl-CoA dioxygenase family protein, which gives rise to MEDQEKNDATKENGWLWAIPGSHKHGNLKGFEDRGVLGALYTDTDLIDGEAVATGLSAGSVLYFHRDGSWAQSGVEPTLDPRHWAVPAHQLSPPWLSCVADQGWSESVSTPEFGCICQVAMYSVSPSLGAGERLENSPLQPASAVARSKWHIAMPISTICRSMPRINSL
- a CDS encoding nitroreductase: MEPISQLAAERISVRAYDTGRPVPAELRTRLQEIVAANCLGPLGNRVRIESVDIDELAAGEARSLGTYGIIKGARLYLVAAIEDSAAARVDLGYCLEKIILEATRLGLGTCWMGGTFRRANFAHSAGVRDDEIIPVITPVGFATRQKSLRERVLRRLAGADQRKPWDSMFFLGGAGTPLPRGGRFDAALACLRLAPSASNKQPWRVVEQSETERFDFHLERTPHYNELMRGIDLQMVDMGIAMCHFDLATAEAGCKGEFSRRSPAPRLGETEYIATWQMQPNSGVETDSDHP
- a CDS encoding amidohydrolase, whose protein sequence is MFSRLKYAGIGLIALLFLGLLVAIAAFVTLWIGSSPPRDDGIVRLYPAARVITMDPDRPFAEAIAVGGGRVLALGTRAEVEQALEGDEFTLDERFENKVVMPGFIDPHLHPSLAATVLQLEIVSAMEWLTPRGRTVAVRGREAFLARIAELASAEDDDEWLFVWGYHQPYHGGLTRDDLDSASPDRPVAVWQRSCHEMYFNSAALEELGLGKEDFAAEPNADWETGHIWETGLFALGGGVLRSLASPGRYRRGLTMMSEILHRGGLTTVAEQGFPQIQPLAELLMLHLEMYGDDTPYRYALVPNAMYLMRKFGDAPRAEREAEKMLGWSTDRVRVVRHVKYYADGAIFSQLMQMSEPYLDGHEGEWMMSPDQQRAVLETFWRRGWSIHIHVNGDAGLDLVLDQIEEMERIHPRAPDQRLVLEHYGYAREDQHHRAHRLGVDVSNNAYYTHELAPIYADNGLGVERAQDISPLGGLARAGVPISFHSDYPMAPAEPLLLAWVAVNRIGSDGRTWGEDQRLSLDLALRAITIEGARSLGLEDEIGSLEIGKRADFTILERDPYQTPPEELAEIPIWGTVLGGRPHPIATRGVE
- a CDS encoding AMP-binding protein — protein: MELNFATAWEAISDEIPEADALLCGETRRSWRQYEDRAARLAAALRAADLPIAANVGLALYNGPEYPEAQFACFKQRITPFNVNFRYTAKELHSLLEGADCQALFFDATLAESVGEIRESLPQLRMLVQVGGDAAPDWSEHYEALIAGHEPAPRIERSPDDIWMLFTGGTTGNPKGVMWPHGNMIQTMKATYAGLKKTVPQTIDEVLASVRQIAANGRVTRQLAAAPLMHGTSGISALTTHMTGGTIITLEGRSFSGDELFRSVERHRATHMTIVGDAFSRPMLEALEAARDRGEPYDLSSIFLILSSGVMWSAPVKQALLEFSPRMRLLDSLGSSEGVGFAAKLESDPNQATTARFSLGEFTKVFDEEGKPVAPGSGDRGRLALGGPLPVGYYRDPVKSEETWPMIDGQRYSIPGDFATVEEDGTITLLGRGSVCINSGGEKIYPEEVEEALKLHDAVADCNVVGMPDPRWGQAITAVVQLADPSIEDAALIQSVKQNLASYKAPKHVIRVDRLQRQANGKSDYRWATRIAEESLGLGD
- a CDS encoding PaaI family thioesterase; this encodes MTDSPFFQDHMPGNVCFGCGVANPAGLQIKSAWEGEVSVCHYAPREEHHGFPGLLCGGVLATLIDCHAMCTSLAILCREADRPLEEITNFGAITGDLSIRYQAPTPTAGDLKLTAELISREGRKLRLRCASHVGDVQTASAEVTIIEMDGARMSALHGSNG
- a CDS encoding IS110 family transposase translates to MPGLRPCCLARFPVPPAKIAYKGNREGVAEAFTDPDTSKSMEVDFELTRHYDDVIRDLQLHLERRVKQQDSQAYYRLRPVPGIGKVLVLAILYEIHDIQRFPRVQDFLSYAWLVKCEHSSAGKKLGSGGAKIGNVHLKWAFSEAVVLFLRNNPEDQKHLRRVAGRHGKAKALSILAAKLGRVVYLMLSKDRAFEMKRFLATT